The sequence below is a genomic window from Uranotaenia lowii strain MFRU-FL chromosome 2, ASM2978415v1, whole genome shotgun sequence.
CATTAGTTTATAGCATTCAGAGATTAGTgcaagccgccatcttggctttcaagatggcgtcagatagcgaaattcaactacTTCTAGTAAACTACCCCAGCTActtaaagggtgttcggatcaaaaagtggtcaacttaaGTTTGccgtatttttttctattcattcatagaaaaaaatgagctacgattcaaaattttgtacatgggtcgtgaaaatccaaactacacgcACGCAGAAATAGCGAAATCGTGTAATTTTGTGAAATCAACCatcacaaaactaaaaaaaagtgttcgGGGAACGTATTTTGACAACTAGGAAGCCGGGATCTGGGGGAAATCGACATTCAAGGGCCGACCAAGTGACGAACAAAAAAGTGGCTAGCATggtatatcgtctacaaccctgaatgaagcttaaaaacgatcTCTCGGAAActgtatacgacattgttgacaaagtttgattgcctggcaatggacgacgaaaccttcgccaaggcagacttcagacagctaCCGGGACAAGAATATTTTATAGCAACCggaaggggaaaggtggcagacattttcagGCATATAAAACTATCAAAGTCTgctgaaaaatatttcgttCGGCCAACTATCTGTACCAGTTGCTcgaaaaaatacattatttttgaggaaatttacgtgaaagatatCTTAAAAAGGGTTTGCTGTTTTTCCTGtagaaacatgacttgtctgtgctgttttggtCGATTTATGCATCCTGCCATAATTAAAAAGGGCCTTGCAGTGTGTAGAGATATGGATTGAATGGGTGAAtaagataatgaaaaaaaaaaacgataatagAAGTAATGATTCTGAATTCAGGATgcaaatggaagaaaatcacggGAAATCTAAcaattatttctttatttaacaTCAATAATGGGATAAATTTAGAATACGTAGCGAATCGGCTATACTATTaatacagaagaaaaaaataattcttaaatGAAAACGGAATCAAGTTAAATTTAAgtagtccaataaatttctgaatccatgttttacgttcaaaagagtcctggttttaaaaatataaaacatgccacatcctctttacagaaaaaataatcgaaaattattgaaaaaagtgatcaatattacagTTCTCAATTTACACTCAATTTAGTCTGactactttttgatccgaacataAGATGTACGTACGTAGTACATTATTATAATAAAGGACatgtaattcaaaaaaaaaaaaaaacatcctttaTATACCATTAAATGCACTGCGagaaactattttatttattcaccaCTCAATTTGATCCAGTAAACATACGCTATGACTACTATTACGATCAAATTTTACAATGCAGGTTCAGGTTGGTTCTTCACAGTAATAAGTTGTTGCCAACCAGACCAGCCGCCAGACGTTTTACGTAGATATTCCGCTTATCACTATCTCGGGGGTAATTCGATTTCAAAGTTCGGGCGAACGTGTGCCCGAAGATCAGCCGGCCTTGATATTCTAATTGAAACGGTTTATCAAAACTTGAAACCATATTCAAATGGACGACAgacgatttcaaatttaaaccccgactttgaagaaaaagttttaatcCTAAATGTATTGAACACGTTTTACTGATGAACTTAAACTTAAGCAAGAGGAGAATACTTAACATTCTgtaaacttcttttgaaaagttaatcctgaaaaataatcaatcagCTGACCCATGGTATTTATATTGCACCTTCTCGGTGGGTTTTCAGTTAGTAAATGACAATGAAGCAGTTAATCATGATTATATTGGGATTGATAGCATTGGTGGTTTCCAGCCCAGCCGAAGATTTCCGGAGGAAATCTGAAATGCCGGGTTCAGGATTGATCGCCGGAGGAGTAGATGCCGATGTTGCCGATTATCCCTATCAACTTTCGTTACGATTGGATGGAGAACACTTCTGTGGCGCTTCTGTGATTTCGGACCATTGGGCTCTATCGTCTGCCATATGTACTTTTAGGTGGCAGGATGAGGTTGAACGGGTAAGTTGTTGAACTTAATAGTcctactttttgaaaaaattcaaacgaagtTCATCGGATTTCCAAACGTTTTAGTATGCCCTCAAAGGTGGTTCCAGCAATCGATTGGAGGGTGGTGTAATTTTTCAAGTCGCCCAAATTGAGGTGCATCCAGAATGGAACTTCATGACCTATGAGTATGACGTAAGCGCCCTGAGGACGGTGGAAAATATGATTGGTGGCATCATCATGGCAATTCCCTTGGATCCAGCCGGAACTGAACATGCCCACGGATCACGAGCTGTACTCTCCGGATGGGGACGTGTGGTAACTGATATAAAGATCAATTGAGGTTCATAAATATTATTTGCTAatcccattttttgtttttcaataaggATCCAAGCAACCCTAATTTACCCATCATTCTGCAACGATTGGACAAACCAGTTTTGGGACAAGTCGAGTGTGCGGCCCAATTTATGGGTATGATCAGAGATAGGTAATTCCGTCCAAAGTTAGTACCCTTAAAAATCacttaaatttatttacattgaATGTATTTTCAGTATGTTGTGTGCGGGTGGTGAATCTGGACGTAGCGCCTGTCAAGGTGACCAGGGTAGTCCGCTAGTCACCGGGGGTCGACAGATCGGTGTATACTCCTTCGGAGAGGTCATGTGCATCGGCCACGAATCGGGTGTTTATGCAAAGATTGCCTATCCTACAATCCGATCTTGGATCACGGAAGTTACTGGAGTTtaatcagagaaaaaaaaggtaGTTTGTTTCCagcacttttttcactttctacCGTCAACCAAACGTTGGCTCTGACTTAATGCAATTTGGGAGTTAAATAAACATTGTCTTCTAAATTTGCCCTGCTGTGGTGTTGCCTTCGAGAAAACCAGAAAATACTTTCCCAGACTTCGGCAAGCGTCAACTGGATGAAACTCGACGACAGATGCCATAGCGTAAAGCAACCTTATGGGGGAGTCAAGCTTTTGGCATGCGTTTGCGTAAACTCAACCACCACCCCGAAATAAAGTAGGAAAAATAACAGGAcgatggagaaaaaaaacagcaacatccTTACCGTGAACCGTAAGCGAagggaaataaaatatttaatgtaataatgcgTTCGCTATTGTCGCCAAAATATCGAGACGAGCGAAGGGACGCACGTTTCATTTTAAGTTCCGTATTGGCTGAGGGagaccaaaagaaaaaaaaatgcgaaaaacattCAAATCAGCAAGGTATTTCGTTCGTTTGCTTTTTTCCCAGCAACATTTTTCTGTTTCGCTTGCCGTTGCGAAATTATCGTTCTCGTTTTGGTGAAAAACTGCAGACAGAAATTGAAATTCCTAGCTCGCTCACAAATCAGGACCCAATTTTTCTGGGTACACATACTTCCTTTGAGAATGATACCTTGAGGAATTTTGCGTACGGaacgttttaaatttttggataaaaagcgcaggttttcagttatttttttttaaaaggatttcaacattattccatttttttttgttttcaaacgaACTCAATTTCTGTTGCAAATTTTGGGAACCGCAGCCACAATTCAAAGGAACAGACACATAATTGGAAAAGCGTTGTTACCtctcagacagacagacagatcaaatttaagcgatgtgttttttttttgctttcgttCAT
It includes:
- the LOC129749683 gene encoding trypsin 3A1-like, translated to MIILGLIALVVSSPAEDFRRKSEMPGSGLIAGGVDADVADYPYQLSLRLDGEHFCGASVISDHWALSSAICTFRWQDEVERYALKGGSSNRLEGGVIFQVAQIEVHPEWNFMTYEYDVSALRTVENMIGGIIMAIPLDPAGTEHAHGSRAVLSGWGRVDPSNPNLPIILQRLDKPVLGQVECAAQFMGMIRDSMLCAGGESGRSACQGDQGSPLVTGGRQIGVYSFGEVMCIGHESGVYAKIAYPTIRSWITEVTGV